In a single window of the Solea senegalensis isolate Sse05_10M linkage group LG1, IFAPA_SoseM_1, whole genome shotgun sequence genome:
- the znf622 gene encoding zinc finger protein 622 produces MASYTCISCRVAFADGEVQRAHYKTDWHRYNLKRKVADMPPVTADNFQERVLAQRAAAEQHLSNAAVTEGCAVCNKKFSSANAYQNHLQSHKHQQAEKQALLAAQRKVEKMNEKNLEKGLGDEKADRDARNEALQQALREQQRSSQTPEGAAKQRSEKPDVAPRLMWLEEQAKRREGGEGATAEEEEWVDVDEEDDDDDEEEEEEEEEELMDEEEADSATSSELHPAALPGSIPVTDCLFCSHHSKSLVKNVTHMTKVHGFFIPDVEFLVDLRGLVRYLGEKIGAGNVCLWCNEKGRSFYSTEAVQSHMTDKSHCKLFTDGDAALEFADFYDFRSSYPDRKEAEDCDMNADQLPDDNNLEYDDDTLELTLPSGVKIGHRSLMRYYKQRFGAERAVAVVHNRNAVGRVLRHYRALGWRDTGNGSFYQRPKDMQYVQMMKSKWMLKMGMSHNSTRQKHFRAQVMF; encoded by the exons ATGGCGTCCTACACGTGCATCAGCTGCAGAGTTGCGTTTGCAGACGGTGAGGTGCAGCGGGCGCACTACAAAACCGACTGGCACCGCTACAACCTGAAGCGCAAGGTCGCCGACATGCCACCCGTCACAGCCGACAACTTCCAGGAGCGCGTGCTGGCACAGCGGGCTGCCGCCGAGCAGCACCTGAGCAATGCGGCCGTCACGGAGGGCTGCGCCGTCTGCAACAAGAAGTTCTCCAGTGCCAACGCCTACCAGAACCACCTGCAGTCCCACAAACACCAGCAGGCGGAGAAGCAAGCGCTGCTCGCCGCGCAGAGGAAAGTGGAGAAGATGAATGAGAAGAACCTAGAGAAGGGACTCGGCGACGAGAAGGCGGACCGCGATGCTAGGAACGAAGCTCTGCAGCAAGCGCTGAGGGAGCAGCAGAGGTCGAGCCAGACGCCGGAGGGAGCGGCGAAGCAGAGGTCGGAGAAGCCGGACGTAGCGCCGCGTTTGATGTGGCTGGAGGAGCAAGCTAAGAGacgagagggaggagagggagccACCGCTGAGGAAG AAGAGTGGGTGGATGTTGACGAGgaggacgacgatgatgatgaggaggaggaggaagaggaagaagaagagctgatGGACGAGGAGGAAGCAGACTCGGCGACTTCCTCTGAACTCCACCCTGCCGCGCTGCCCGGCTCCATCCCCGTCACCGACTGCCTCTTCTGCTCCCATCACTCCAAGTCGCTCGTGAAGAATGTCACGCACATGACCAAAGTCCACGGCTTCTTCATCCCTGACGTGGAGTTCCTCGTGGACCTCAGGGGCCTGGTCCGGTACCTCG gAGAGAAAATCGGTGCTGGTAACGTTTGTTTATGGTGCAACGAGAAGGGGCGCTCGTTTTACTCCACAGAGGCCGTTCAGAGTCACATGACAGACAAGAGTCACTGCAAACTCTTCACAGACGGCGATGCCGCCCTGGAGTTTGCTGACTTTTACGACTTCAG GAGCAGTTACCCTGACAGGAAGGAGGCGGAGGACTGTGACATGAACGCAGACCAACTGCCCGACGACAACAACCTGGAGTACGACGACGACACTCTGGAGCTCACGCTGCCATCAG GCGTTAAGATCGGACATCGCTCGCTCATGAGATATTACAAACAGAGGTTTGGAGCAGAGCGTGCTGTCGCCGTGGTACACAACAGGAATGCCGTGGGCCGCGTCCTGCGACACTACAGAGCTCTGGGCTGGAGAGACACAG GCAACGGCTCCTTCTATCAGAGGCCGAAGGACATGCAGTACGTGCAGATGATGAAGTCAAAGTGGATGCTGAAGATGGGCATGAGTCACAACAGCACCAGACAGAAACACTTCAGAGCTCAAGTCATGTTCTAA
- the epdr1 gene encoding mammalian ependymin-related protein 1, which yields MQRLLFVFLATLEASVLGLPGLRESPAAPEPCAAPQQWEGRWVVYDHGTGRNNRAAVSYDALNLRLRVLEQHKKHTPCQRYFEYIYLYQNMVMFQIDQKTQACSKLALTEAWDPFDIPDNSTFEDQYIIGGPGDNVEVQEWSDRKPARKHETWVGVYTLKDCYPVQETYIKNSSVTTSTRFFNLQLGISDPNVFTPPSTCQSARPERMAEAHC from the exons ATGCAGCGACTGTTGTTCGTGTTCTTGGCCACTCTCGAGGCGTCGGTTCTCGGCCTCCCCGGGCTCCGTGAGTCCCCGGCGGCTCCCGAGCCCTGCGCCGCCCCGCAGCAGTGGGAGGGCAGGTGGGTCGTGTACGACCACGGCACCGGCAGGAACAACCGCGCGGCCGTGTCCTACGATGCCCTGAACCTGAGGCTGCGAGTCCTGGAGCAGCATAAGAAACACACCCCGTGTCAgag GTATTTTGAATACATCTACCTGTACCAGAACATGGTGATGTTCCAGATCGACCAGAAGACCCAGGCCTGCTCTAAGCTCGCTCTGACGGAGGCCTGGGATCCCTTCGACATCCCCGACAACTCCACCTTTGAGGACCAGTACATCATTGGCGGTCCCGGGGACAACGTGGAGGTCCAGGAATGGTCGGACAGGAAGCCGGCTCGCAAAC ATGAGACCTGGGTGGGCGTTTACACTCTGAAGGACTGCTATCCGGTGCAGGAGACCTACATCAAGAACAGCAGTGTCACCACCTCCACCCGCTTCTTCAACCTGCAGCTGGGTATCAGCGACCCCAACGTCTTCACCCCGCCCAGCACCTGTCAGTCTGCCCGGCCCGAGAGGATGGCAGAGGCCCACTGCTGA
- the nol7 gene encoding nucleolar protein 7 isoform X2, whose translation MRHFDVTRGANMAKKQRGETVVSAENMEEHAENFSLLLNSSDDEAPEEVTFEESKSEALRSINEVLHTARREKEALREKRRRRHELFQEQKKRHLLPDDVLEEMGSAAWSRRKRPEDPAEDEDGERREKRQKKLPDSRNFKGSYTVTTVKEGTSVSVQQQAAEDFIKSRLYGPGSCRTTNNELLSLQNKKCLNKSPAVQFVRKDWASKERVKAEKLKKRWLHKQQNQTC comes from the exons ATGCGTCATTTTGACGTCACACGCGGAGCCAACATGGCGAAGAAACAACGTGGGGAGACAGTAGTGTCGGCGGAGAACATGGAAGAACACGCTGAAAACTTCTCTTTGTTGCTGAACTCCAGTGACGACGAGGCACCCGAAGAGGTGACCTTCGAAGAGTCAAAGAGCGAAGCTCTGCGCAGCATCAACGAGGTGCTGCACACCGCCAGGAG GGAAAAGGAGGCGctaagagagaagaggaggaggagacatgaaCTGTTCCAGGAGCAGAAG AAACGACATCTCCTACCCGACGATGTGTTGGAGGAAATGGGCTCTGCTGCTTGGTCAAG GAGGAAACGACCTGAAGACCCAG CTGAAGACGAGGACGGAGAGCGACGAGAGAAGAGGCAGAAGAAACTGCCAGATTCTCGAAA ttttaaaggAAGCTACACGGTGACCACAGTGAAGGAGGGAACGTCTGTGTCAGTCCAGCAGCAGGCGGCCGAGGATTTCATCAAGTCCAGACTCTACGGACCAGGAAGCTGCAGGACCACCA acaACGagcttctctctctgcagaacaAGAAGTGTCTCAATAAAAGTCCTGCGGTGCAGTTCGTCAGGAAAGACTGGG CGTCAAAGGAACGAGTCAAAGCAGAGAAGCTGAAGAAGCGATGGCTCCACAAGCAGCAGAATCAAACCTGCTGA
- the nol7 gene encoding nucleolar protein 7 isoform X1 — MRHFDVTRGANMAKKQRGETVVSAENMEEHAENFSLLLNSSDDEAPEEVTFEESKSEALRSINEVLHTARREKEALREKRRRRHELFQEQKKRHLLPDDVLEEMGSAAWSRRKRPEDPAAEDEDGERREKRQKKLPDSRNFKGSYTVTTVKEGTSVSVQQQAAEDFIKSRLYGPGSCRTTNNELLSLQNKKCLNKSPAVQFVRKDWASKERVKAEKLKKRWLHKQQNQTC, encoded by the exons ATGCGTCATTTTGACGTCACACGCGGAGCCAACATGGCGAAGAAACAACGTGGGGAGACAGTAGTGTCGGCGGAGAACATGGAAGAACACGCTGAAAACTTCTCTTTGTTGCTGAACTCCAGTGACGACGAGGCACCCGAAGAGGTGACCTTCGAAGAGTCAAAGAGCGAAGCTCTGCGCAGCATCAACGAGGTGCTGCACACCGCCAGGAG GGAAAAGGAGGCGctaagagagaagaggaggaggagacatgaaCTGTTCCAGGAGCAGAAG AAACGACATCTCCTACCCGACGATGTGTTGGAGGAAATGGGCTCTGCTGCTTGGTCAAG GAGGAAACGACCTGAAGACCCAG CAGCTGAAGACGAGGACGGAGAGCGACGAGAGAAGAGGCAGAAGAAACTGCCAGATTCTCGAAA ttttaaaggAAGCTACACGGTGACCACAGTGAAGGAGGGAACGTCTGTGTCAGTCCAGCAGCAGGCGGCCGAGGATTTCATCAAGTCCAGACTCTACGGACCAGGAAGCTGCAGGACCACCA acaACGagcttctctctctgcagaacaAGAAGTGTCTCAATAAAAGTCCTGCGGTGCAGTTCGTCAGGAAAGACTGGG CGTCAAAGGAACGAGTCAAAGCAGAGAAGCTGAAGAAGCGATGGCTCCACAAGCAGCAGAATCAAACCTGCTGA
- the retreg1 gene encoding reticulophagy regulator 1 isoform X2, giving the protein MSVSPLKAPEAPEMSPKDRGTGVDWQIMDSGAESGSGPGPQISDSLRLFLQETSAFKQQNPGKFCLLVCSLCTFFAVIGRYIPGLIISYVLVLCFFLWPLVSSHEVGLWLEPVLQKLDFGIADFLQRIKANHAEKRMRIQAQTEKEGIESDLSSMFPKLDSTVCKEMSVSDTEVSDVTWTDNGTFNLSEGHTPQTENSEDLDREEAFSGGLPEFPSHDNGTTTNGDDDYDLSLGLPAPHSESNQTFPRPPRPRDDPSADKALELVNQMAGDLIAVAVTAAIQERIETAVGLVKMRNEQECHRLQESNRLLELDEDSDSEVEDFELLDQSELEHLDKELGLEEKSQSDEATSTGFFTKLLRRH; this is encoded by the exons ATGTCAGTGAGTCCTCTAAAGGCACCTGAAGCTCCTGAGATGTCTCCAAAAGATCGAGGGACTGGAGTTGa ctggcAGATCATGGACTCAGGAGCAGAGAGTGGCTCCGGTCCTGGACCTCAGATCAGCGACTCGCTCAGACTCTTCCTGCAGGAGACGTCGGCGTTCAAACAGCAAAACCCCGGCAAG TTCTGCCTGCTGGTTTGCAGTCTGTGCACCTTCTTCGCCGTAATCGGACGCTACATTCCAGGGCTTATCATCTCATACGTTCTCG TGCTCTGCTTTTTCCTGTGGCCTCTCGTCTCATCTCATGAAGTCGGTTTGTGGCTGGAGCCAGTTCTGCAGAAGCTGGACTTTGGCATCGCAGACTTCCTTCAGCGGATCAAAGCAAACCATG CAGAGAAGAGAATGAGGATTCAGgctcagacagagaaagagggcaTCGAGTCAGATTTGTCCTCCATGTTCCCCAAG CTGGACTCCACGGTGTGTAAGGAAATGTCCGTGTCAGACACCGAGGTGTCTGATGTGACGTGGACAGACAACGGCACCTTCAACCTGTCAGAGGGACACACGCCTCAGACAGAGAACTCAGAGG ACCTGGACAGAGAAGAAGCCTTCAGTGGTGGTCTCCCAGAATTCCCGTCACATGACAACGGCACGACAACCAACGGTGACGACGACTACGACCTCAGCCTCGGCCTTCCCGCGCCACACTCAGAGTCCAACCAAACATTTCcccgtcctcctcgtcctcgtgaTGACCCATCCGCAGACAAAGCCCTCGAGCTGGTCAACCAGATGGCGGGAGACTTAATCGCCGTGGCGGTCACAGCCGCCATCCAGGAGAGAATAGAGACGGCGGTTGGCTTGGTGAAGATGAGGAATGAGCAGGAGTGCCACAGACTCCAGGAGTCCAACAGGCTGCTGGAGCTGGATGAGGACTCAGACAGCGAAGTGGAGGACTTTGAACTGCTGGACCAGTCGGAGCTGGAGCACCTGGACAAGGAGCTGGGGCTGGAGGAGAAGAGCCAGAGCGACGAGGCGACCTCTACTGGATTCTTCACCAAACTCCTCAGACGCCACTGA
- the retreg1 gene encoding reticulophagy regulator 1 isoform X1, with the protein MRVSREAGTASPPGPPGQTCGDKEAPPRGAGSRLSGLVNWRQRPCRTSALFTAANIAMWFVTFSSLSVYSLLAIIFAVLVAMVTIRDVAQSIYTGVHSWRSMTSSWQIMDSGAESGSGPGPQISDSLRLFLQETSAFKQQNPGKFCLLVCSLCTFFAVIGRYIPGLIISYVLVLCFFLWPLVSSHEVGLWLEPVLQKLDFGIADFLQRIKANHEKRMRIQAQTEKEGIESDLSSMFPKLDSTVCKEMSVSDTEVSDVTWTDNGTFNLSEGHTPQTENSEDLDREEAFSGGLPEFPSHDNGTTTNGDDDYDLSLGLPAPHSESNQTFPRPPRPRDDPSADKALELVNQMAGDLIAVAVTAAIQERIETAVGLVKMRNEQECHRLQESNRLLELDEDSDSEVEDFELLDQSELEHLDKELGLEEKSQSDEATSTGFFTKLLRRH; encoded by the exons ATGAGAGTGAGCCGGGAAGCAGGAACCGCGAGCCCGCCGGGGCCGCCGGGGCAGACATGCGGAGACAAGGAGGCTCCTCCCCGGGGAGCAGGGAGTCGCCTCAGCGGCCTGGTGAACTGGAGGCAGAGACCGTGCAGGACTTCAGCTCTGTTTACTGCAGCCAACATCGCGATGTG gtTTGTGACCTTTAGCTCACTCAGTGTTTACAGTCTTCTGGCCATAATCTTCGCTGtgctggttgccatggtaaccatCAGAGACGTTGCACAGTCCATctacacag gAGTTCACTCATGGAGGAGCATGACTTcaag ctggcAGATCATGGACTCAGGAGCAGAGAGTGGCTCCGGTCCTGGACCTCAGATCAGCGACTCGCTCAGACTCTTCCTGCAGGAGACGTCGGCGTTCAAACAGCAAAACCCCGGCAAG TTCTGCCTGCTGGTTTGCAGTCTGTGCACCTTCTTCGCCGTAATCGGACGCTACATTCCAGGGCTTATCATCTCATACGTTCTCG TGCTCTGCTTTTTCCTGTGGCCTCTCGTCTCATCTCATGAAGTCGGTTTGTGGCTGGAGCCAGTTCTGCAGAAGCTGGACTTTGGCATCGCAGACTTCCTTCAGCGGATCAAAGCAAACCATG AGAAGAGAATGAGGATTCAGgctcagacagagaaagagggcaTCGAGTCAGATTTGTCCTCCATGTTCCCCAAG CTGGACTCCACGGTGTGTAAGGAAATGTCCGTGTCAGACACCGAGGTGTCTGATGTGACGTGGACAGACAACGGCACCTTCAACCTGTCAGAGGGACACACGCCTCAGACAGAGAACTCAGAGG ACCTGGACAGAGAAGAAGCCTTCAGTGGTGGTCTCCCAGAATTCCCGTCACATGACAACGGCACGACAACCAACGGTGACGACGACTACGACCTCAGCCTCGGCCTTCCCGCGCCACACTCAGAGTCCAACCAAACATTTCcccgtcctcctcgtcctcgtgaTGACCCATCCGCAGACAAAGCCCTCGAGCTGGTCAACCAGATGGCGGGAGACTTAATCGCCGTGGCGGTCACAGCCGCCATCCAGGAGAGAATAGAGACGGCGGTTGGCTTGGTGAAGATGAGGAATGAGCAGGAGTGCCACAGACTCCAGGAGTCCAACAGGCTGCTGGAGCTGGATGAGGACTCAGACAGCGAAGTGGAGGACTTTGAACTGCTGGACCAGTCGGAGCTGGAGCACCTGGACAAGGAGCTGGGGCTGGAGGAGAAGAGCCAGAGCGACGAGGCGACCTCTACTGGATTCTTCACCAAACTCCTCAGACGCCACTGA